In the Parasteatoda tepidariorum isolate YZ-2023 chromosome X2, CAS_Ptep_4.0, whole genome shotgun sequence genome, gcaggatgccgtgtctttacgatcagtctagTATGGGACAGTTGGTGAgagtaaataaacttttaaatattagcaggatgccgtgtctttacgatcagtctagTATGGGACAGTTGGTGAgagtaaataaacttttaaatattagcaggatgccgtgtctttacgatcagtctagTATGGGACAGTTGGTGAgagtaaataaacttttaaatattagcaggatgccgtgtctttacgatcagtctagTATGGGACAGTTGGTGAgagtaaataaacttttaaatattagcaggatgccgtgtctttacgatcagtctagTATGGGACAGTTGGTGAgagtaaataaacttttaaatattagcaggatgccgtgtctttacgatcagtctagTATGGGACAGTTGGTGAgagtaaataaacttttaaatattagcaggatgccgtgtctttacgatcagtctagTATGGGACAGTTGGTGAgagtaaataaacttttaaatattagcaGGATGCCCtagtctttacgatcagtctagTATGGGACAGTTGGCGAgagtaaataaacttttaaatattagcaaGGATGCCGTGTCTTCATGATCTGTCTAGTATGGGAGAGTTGGTGagagtaaataaagttttaaataatagcagGGAtgccgtgtctttacgatctgTCTAGTATAGCACAGTTGGTGAgagtaaatatagttttaaatattagcaGGGAggccgtgtctttacgatctgTTTAGTATGGGATAGTTGGTGAgggtaaataaagttttaaatattagcaGGGAtgccgtgtctttacgatctgTCCAGTATAGGACAGTTGGTGAGagtaaatgaagttttaaatattagcaGGGATGCCGTGTATTTACAATCAGTTCAGTATGGGACATTTCCAATTCATCCATGCTGTGTATTTACAAACAGTCCAGTATGGGACAGTTGTTGAatgttaataaacttttaaatatttgtaaggggaccgtgtctttacgatcagtccagtATGGGACAGTTGGTGAGGGTATACAAACTTTTAAGTATTAGCAGGGGTGctaacttttcatatttttgaggaaaatttagTGCATTAGTagttaaaagtatgttttaatgcatgattctttattttataaatttgatttaaaattattttccacatgaaatatgtaaatgatttaaaagttcatgtGAAACTCCCCTTGGTTCAAGCTCTTTCGTGGCGAGACTTTTGATATGTTAGCTTAATAATAAAACGTTCTGAAACCTTAACTGTCTACTAGtctataagatatttttcaaaaagcgtCGAAGTTGGCAGCCGTATTAGATATTTACGAAAATAATATagctattaattataataatatatctaGAACTATAaggaaaaatagataaaattaactgctgcaaattgataaaaatgctTGTTGAAATATGCTGTCTATTGCAAAGTACATTTATTGTTGTTAaataatacgttaaaaaaaacttttgtaatcatcattttttaaaaaccttaagaTAGCGCAGTATTAATCAATCACTTTACACCTATTTGTCAAATAGAAGTGAATCGCTGTCGAAACGAAAATTTATCACTAAAGAATAGTCTCTTAGAAGACAGCATACTtgacaaattcatttttaacacgAGCTCATAGATTGCATGATTTGAAGGAAGTGTTTctcagaggaaaaaaaaaaaagatttctgaaGCAAATATTGTCAATCTAAGGtctagtaaaaataactttacaagTATATTTCGTAcctactaaaatatatttgtttggaTTCAGTCTTGCAAATATTTTGATGtcagtttgaaatatttatatttacaattgtATTGTTCATACATTTGTGATGCAATGTTAGTTACATGCTAAAGCGTAAAGGGTTATAAATGTCAttgtagtttaaataaatgaataattgtgGTCTTGCAAACGTATTTATTTGGCAGTTTTGAAACGAACTTTTTTACAAGGTATAAACACACTTTATGCTTTGATTTgacgtttaaaaataaattaaataaagttgtaaTTCATGAAATAAGAATATATTGTACTTagaatattatgttaaatttcaattgaataatattaatattgcaaCCTGCAGATTGCGatagttttagaataattaatttatataatatcaacacattttttgatataatgatcaaAATTGAGTTAGATATAatgttctattatttaaaataaatgaaacattgcgttgaaaattaaaagaacaattttgatATTGAAACGAGCCTATTGTAAGATAACATaggttttggaatattttttctttatgaaacattttatgctcttaagtttataaataagtcaaaacacttgtttaaaaaacagaTAGACTATTTTCGTTTTGCAACGAATTTATTAGTGAGGAACTCCTATTTggacaatttttgttttgcaaagaATTCATTAGTAGGGAACGCCTGTTTAGATAATTGTCATTTTGCAACAAATTTAATAGTGGGGGGGGGCGGggctgcttttaaaattatgttttttttaacgcatTCGAGTGTAGGATTTCAAAAGAACggttcttttttcaaaaaagaaagaaagtggCAGCTGAAGTGTTTCATCATTAGGATATATTTCGGGGaacaatataattcttttacagCCATCtgtatataagtaaaatatttacatttggaCATTTTGATCTAAAACCACAAGACAGTAACTTTTgcgaaataaaatgcttttttagaagtaatagaaatttaaatctatttggtataagcaaaaatataatagcactTTTTTCATGCAGGTTGCTTTAATATGTGCAGGGCTGTCATCTATTACGCATTTACGCCTTTCCGTGCACCCTAAAAAAGGAAATCTATGCTGTCTAAACCAGGAGAACATGGTGGCCAGGAAATCGCTCTACCCTACCCAATCCACCACCTAGCGGCGAGCAAAGACGCTTTCGACTGCTAGTTGCTATGTAAATCTGAGTTCTTGTGATGTCCCCAAGCCTTCCttaatcccagtgatggctagTCGGTACGAACTCCGTAACCAGTTCGCCCCGACTACAGTGTTGACGtggaatatcctcagtggcagacggatcatgagtccccctgtcgtcaggctaaccgtgggagtttctcgtggtcttcctctccatgtaactcaaatgcgagttagttccatcaaagagtcctccacgaaggcaattttctcccaatacttgattcaggagttccctggTCTTCTgtactgggttcaaaattacaaggctacggagttgaacattagtagtcgtaaatccaaaaattagttCGGCTGctaaacgacggttataaaataaaaataaaatgatcctGGACACCTCGtatataagaaattttctcTCACGTGATGGAGATTGATATGGAAGAATTAAGTCAGTTTGTTCATAGGTCAGTTTGTTCATTAATAATCCGGGCCTACAGATTCATCTCTCTTTAATTGACTTTTTGCCAGAATCAAACCTCGGTCTGAACATGAATCAATCAGAaagaagtgaaaatatttaaataaactcaaagagattttgtttctttctgaagaaggaaaagaaaaataatggaaaatatccAAATGATGAGCCTCCCGGTGATTCAAGTAATGATCTATCTGCTAGTGATTTGGCAGGCCCATTTGTTCTTGTGCCTTGTTTTACATTGAAGGGCTCTATGAAAACAATTCCTCCAATTCTTTAAACTAAGAAGAGTAAAACGCTTTCTagatcttcaaaaaatatattcttaacaagcagcagttataaaaaaatggatttagcAAATGTACTTAAATTCGAGAAAGTTAAAGATTTGAAGATAGAATAAAGTTAGGGAGATCTGATCCGAAAT is a window encoding:
- the LOC139427169 gene encoding major royal jelly protein 5-like, producing MPCLYDQSSMGQLVRVNKLLNISRMPCFYDQSSMGQLVRVNKLLNISRMPCLYDQSSMGQLVRVNKLLNISRMPCLYDQSSMGQLVRVNKLLNISRMPCLYDQSSMGQLVRVNKLLNISRMPCLYDQSSMGQLVRVNKLLNISRMPCLYDQSSMGQLVRVNKLLNISRMPCLYDQSSMGQLVRVNKLLNISRMPCLYDQSSMGQLVRVNKLLNISRMPCLYDQSSMGQLVRVNKLLNISRMP